Below is a window of Macadamia integrifolia cultivar HAES 741 chromosome 8, SCU_Mint_v3, whole genome shotgun sequence DNA.
AAGCAGCATTGAAGGTGGAGCCAAATGGTTGGTTAATAAAATCAAAGGTGTGTTTACCTTCTCCAGTCTTCCTTTTAACTTTCTGTTCCTcttcccctctcccttttttccttttttcctttacaAATGTCATGAAGATCCCCCTTTTCCCTTGGTTTATGTTGTTTTGTACCTAGCCTGAATTCATGTGAAGCACGCATGGATATGATAACTGAACACAGGCTTGGTCTGGATGGAACATACTCCTTTTTGAGACTCGTTGTCATCTTTTTAGTCACTTGGGCGGATGAAGTAGCAAATCCAGATGGTCCTCAGATAAGGGAACTTTTCGTTGGCTGCATGAACAGTGTCCTTGACTCCTTGTCTGCACTGCCCTTATCCTTGTGGATAACTGCCCTTTGAAAATAAACTTCCTTAAAAAAGGGTCTGAGACAACTTGGTGGAAAACCCCTTGATTGAagtcttaaatttaaaattacaaaatgtcaTTGAATAGGAATGGAACTACatctttccctttccctcaGTTCACCAgattttttgatgtttttgCAGGGAAAATGCAAAAGCCATTACCAGACCTGTTGCGTGAATATGACATGGCAATAGGAATTTTCCCTCGTGATGCCACCAACTACGAGTTTAATGAAGACACAGGGAAGTTGACTGTGTATGTACCCTCTGTTTGTGAGGTTGGGTACAAGGACTCATCGGTGCTGCGGTTCACCACCACTGTGACTGGGTACTTGGAGAAAGGGAAACTGGTTGATGTTGAGGGGATGAAGACAAAGGTGATGATTTGGGTAAAAGTAACCACCGTTTCTACTGAAGGTTCCAAGATTAATTTCACTGCTGGAATGAAGAAATCTAGGAGTAGAGAAGCTTATGAGGTTCTTAGAGATGGAGTGATCGTTGACAAGTTTTAAATATGTGAGAATCCTCATGGATTCTACCTATCTGCTATAATACTCAGTTTATTGCATCACTCTGTTACTTCCATTCAGGCTGTATTCTGTAATTACAAGTACCTTCTtcatttgacattgactttGTTTCTGGTATCTTCCATATCTAAGCCAACTATTTTGGCCTCaagaaattgtattttttttttttttcttaacggCTATTTCTTCTCTGACATCAATTAGGCTTTTATGGCTTTACCCACTGCTATGAAATGAAATTGGGATTGGTCTCGTATCGGTTAAGGCCGATATGTATCggataaaggaaagaaaaatacaacCCAAGGTACGAATCTTCAAGAACCAAACAGAGAAAAAATATGCAGCAACAGCGAAGAAGAATTCCCGTTTTTGTTTTGGAAATGTATACATGATAATACCATAAGTAAAGAACTGAATAATACAAAGTCGAccttagaagaaaaagaaagatgatcTTATGGTTCTTAGTTTTGGGTTGTTCcagtggtggtggcagtggtggagGGTGGTTGTCTTAACCTCCGAAGCTGATCAACCCACCGATCTTCAGGGACCTGACTTGCCCAATCGGGTGTTACACCTCCGAAAGAGACTCCACGCATGGCGTCCATGATCCTCATTGCGTTCTCTGGCGTCACGGGAGCGTTTCGGCGGCTCTCGTCTTCCCTGAAAGCCCTCGCTATCTCCGAATCAGAAGCCTCTGtcatcctctcttcttcttcttcatcatcatcgctCCCATGTGCGTCTCCGTTCAGTTGTAGAGCCGCAATCCCGTTCTCAGCCCGGTGGACATTGACAAAACCATTGGAGAATTGGTCGATATTAGGGTTTCCAGGACGGAAGGAATCGAAATGGCTAGTTCCAGGGTCATGGTCTCCTTTATCATCAGTTGAGTTCTCTTGATCGGAAACGTCTTCTTGATCGTCAACTGCCGAGATCGGCTGATAGTAATCGGGAGGATCGTCAGTGCAATTGGAATCTGAATCACTTCCACCATTCTCTGAGAACAAGAGACGGATCAAACTTACTAAAAATAACTGATATAAATTCAATACCTAGAGAAAACTTCCCATGGgcaaaagaaaacttaaaaGGAGATTCTTTGATTCTGTACCTTGAATGTAATCGTTGGTAGAAATCGCCATTATAGAAGACGAGACCTGCGACACGAGAGACTGCAAATGAGGGGAACCTTTAGGAATTTATAGTCTGCTGCCGAGTCTTGCGAGCGATGCAAAATATTTTTGGAGTTAAAAATAAGATAATGCACCAGCCGGGAATCGAACCCGGGTCTGTACCGTGGCAGGGTACTATTCTACCACTAGACCACTGGTGCTTGTGGGTAGTGAtgtgttcattattttatgaactctaattttaaaatagtttttacccaaaaataaaaaacttgcaAATAGTTAGTTATAAATTTACAAACACATTCTCTTGGTTGATTTGTGATAAGTTTATATCTTTTACATGTATGTTCACCTGACCGTACATTTCATGTGCTACCACCTGTCTGGAGAAACAAACATTGAAACACTTCCTTGATGCCAATcacaatctctttctctctcgatAGTTTGTAACTGTTCATTGGTGAATGTGTGAATGTTGGTATCTATTAAGGGAATTAACCATCCTACAATGTGTGCTTGAGTTTCAAATTGTTCATTCTGAACTTCAGTGAGACCTGATATGTTCTTTCGTTATcctgtttgttttgtttttagaatttttcatgcaaatgatgttttattacttttatatgaaaattttcccattttctcaatttttttttcttttttgttggtatttttatgttttaatacTCAGGAAATCCTATTTTAcaggaaaatttcactttccaccTTTTTTTACAAGAAAACAAGTGTAGCTTATATGTGAAATACATTTTGAACCTGAATCAAAACCAGCCATTACTGTTAGGGCTAGTCCAACTTCACAGTTCTGGGTGTTGATATCCTCTTCCTGAACCCGAGATAGTTTTTCTCCACCTGAATGGGACATCTTGGTGAAACTAGACTCAATAGTTTTTATCTCTCCTCCCATCTCATATTGTCATTCATCGTCATCATTTCTCTTTGCTATAATTCTTAACAATGGGCTTGGGTAGTAAGGTTCACAAAGTGtttgaatattttttcttcttcataatGGGCAAATTGACTGGAGCAGAAAATTGATTCCCAATGCATTTCTTCTTAGAGATTTCAGAAGATCCAACTGTAGTGCTCGACTCCTCATCCGTTGTCATTTCCACAGCTTTGTGCTTGACATTGTACTCGAATAAATTGGAGACACTTTGATTAAGAGACACATTAGCATTGTATGGAATTCTTTCCTTCAAAACAATCCCTCCATTTGCCAAATTCTCATTTTTGTTGGAGATCCTGACAGAAAATTGCTCCACCACCCTCTTTGCATTTGCATCTCTTGCAGCTGCTTCTGATTCTAACACGACAGATACTGCCTTATTTAGGCGTAGTCTTGCCACTTCTATGTCAATGACAGGCTTCGGCTAGTTTACTCCAAACTCCACCCCTGCAGTTCTAAGCACAGGTAAGGGAGCAACCCAAGGACAATGGATCCATTCAGTTGGTCTTCGTGCCAAATGCGGAAGCATGTTTCTTACATAATCTCCCTCTGGATCGtattttttgccttcaacctaatgccaataatagaagaaataaaataagttGGAGACAGAAGCGGAAACAAAGTGTAGTCTTCCGTCTAAGGAAAACCATCCTAAAGACAAATTTTAGTCACCACAAGAATTAGATATTAGTTTCATACTTTCATCAACAATGAAAATATGCTATGTTtgctatatattttctttttcgcttaataaacaaAATTGATCTTTTCTCACAAATGCAAATCAGACAGCTTATTTGACACCAAATCAGTGCACAGCACAGATAGATCCCAGCTTCTCCAGTAGATGTGTTATGTATAAGCCATGTAGGCTTTCATAAGTCGAAAATTTAAGTACCAGCAAATATTGATAAGCCATTGTTTGGAAAAGtagttaaacaaaaaaatacacGGGGGAGATCCATTAATGGCGGATTTGAAAACCCAGTAAATAGGAGTGTGTACCTCAGGGCTGTCTAGATGGTTGAGTTGAAGACCATCAGGTATGCTCCCAAAGATATACTGCCAACCGAGGATATCACTTTCTAGATCAGCATCCAACAAGGTCTCCCAGAAGTACTTCAACCCCCCATGTCCACGGAAGCTGTAGGACCTTCACTAAGAAACTTGAAACAATCACTCTAATCTTGTTATGCACCCATCCTGTAGCCCAAAGCACTCTCATTCCAGCATCCACTAAGGGGTAACCAGTCTGTCACTCTTTCCAAGCCTTAAAATGATCCTGGTCAGCACGCCATGGAAAATGTACCAAGTTTTCTAGTACTGGTCTCTCATGAGTAGATGGGAAGTTGAAGCAAAGGTAACGGGAGTATTCTCTAAATCCAATGGCCCTGAGGAATTGATTTGCACTCTCTTACCCTTTTAAGTTCCCACTCATTGCCCACTGTATCTGCTTCATCCGAACATGATAGAGACCTTTCTCACACTCAATTCTCCAAAATGAAGGTGAGGTGATAGCAGAGAAGTGGAGATTTCCCCCACATTCATCCTATTCCTGGAATAGTTGACCAGGTCATTTTCCAAGAATTGGGTAAGATTCTCATCAGCGTTGCTACAACCAGGGAACCATAATTTTTCCAGATAAATATTGCTAGATCTTTCTGATGCATCTTCAAGACCCAGCTCTTCAATTGAACACCTTACAGTTATTCCTGTGAAAGAAAAACAACATGGTAATGGCACTCAAAATGAGCACCTTTATTGTGCGTAAGTTTCACAAATGGACAGCAATTAATTGATTTTAAACAATCGACATCAAGACCTGATGTTAAATTACTAGTGAACATATGTTCATAAATATGCAGTACCCTTCTATTGTGCTAATAACAAGGTTCATTCTGAGAAACAAGAGGGCAAAGTGCCCAACTAGAACCAACTTCATCTTTCTATTCCACTTGTATgcgatattttcatttttctaaagGCACATCATTTAGTACCTCATTGCTCAAATCAATAATTCAGAGAATATCTTTCAATATGACTAAATATCTAAAAACATACCTGTGGCTGGAAGCAATTGCCATGGAGGAAGAACCATGCTACTCTCGATTGGCATGCCTAAGCATTGATCCCAATATGCATCAAATGTTGTATAAGCCTGTCCTGCTTCATCATGAACTTCCCATGGATTGTGCAACAAATCTCCATCAAAGCTTTGCACACTGATTCCCATTTCCACTAGCTTTTGTTTTATGTTAAGATCTCGGGGAAGTGAAATAGGATCTAAAGAGggaacagtaaaaaaaaaaaggtagttcAAAATTAATTCCGTCTACTAGCTGGCGTAGAGAAAAGACAATTTTGTACTTCATACttctataaaaaattttaacaaCTTTTCCCTGTCTTATAAAGTTCTAGTCATTAAGAAAATTACGATATAAAAATGCAAGTACATAGTTGTAGGGTAACATAATTTTAAGAACAGAAGATAATTTTACTTGGGATATTAGAGTTCGTGAGGCAAAAAATCAGGGATTTATTGACATTCAACTTAAGGAAGGATCATCAAAACCAAGCCTAGACTATACAGTGCTTTTTTAAGGTAGGAAACCTCATGGGGATTTATTTGTCATTTGGATGGTTGTCGATCAAATACATCTGATCATATGCATGATATGCTTTAAAAGacatggagaaagaaaggtatTGTAGAATGGAAGAAGTTATCATTTTCCATCTTCCAAAcacgagagaaaaaaaaaaaatttacattaagAAAGACCTGTAAGTAAATAGAAAGAATGTTGTTTGCTAAAGAGTATAAGAGACAGGGACATAGAGAGACATAAACTAAAGTTTAGAACCTGATATGAAAGCATACCATAAAGATGGTTGTATACTATTTTTGTTGCCCCTGTGACATGGACACACTGCAATAGAGTTGCAAGAGTATTTTCAGCTCTGATAAACACAAGTGCAGCCCCCAGAGACCTCAAGGAGCGGTCCAAGGGGGCAAGAGACCTCTTCAGCCACCACCTTGAAGCTCGGCCAGGATAGAATCTGCCTTCTTCTGCAGGACACCATATATAAACAGGAAGGACAAACCTATCCATAGCAGCCGCAGCTAAGGCAGGATTGGCATCAATCCTGAGATCCCTCCTAAACCAAACAATTGTCTTTGAGGTTGTAGCCATACTAACTGGCTTTAGATTTTCTACTAAAACAATAAATTTATCTGTTGATAATTAAAACACACACAAAGTTGGAAAGCCCACAAAGAGTTCTAGGAGTTCTTTGATTTTAGCAGAAATAATAAAGGACTCCCACGAAATACCCCctccaaaaaattaaaagcctGCTTGTCAGGTTGCCTTGTAATCCCTGCAAAAAGAACTATAAACAGAAGGGTTCATCAAGTCCTCAAACTTTGAAGGGTCCCATATATTGACTCTCAAAATTCTAAGGGTCACACTATTTGGGTTCACTCAAACTAGATTTATGTTGTAAACATGAAATGAAGAACATGTTTAAGGTGCCTACTAGAACGGAAGATAATTAAAACAGCGGTCAAATCCTGAAGATCCTATTTTGTTCTTATCTTTATCTTGTTTCGACCAAGAAGAGAACTTAGTAGGACAGAAGAAATAACTACAAACAAAGGAACAATTTAGAAAACAAAGATTTTTGCATCTACATCGGTtctgaatctctctctctctctttttccagaGGTAGTTCTGAATCTCTGTGATGCTCTTTCCTGCCAAAAACTATGGTCAGTATTTAAATTAGTTCCTTACTGATACCAGAAAAGGAAGTGTAGTATTGAGGTAGACAGAGAGCTAATAGCCTGAGTGTCGATTACACAGTTAACTAAAACCATGACTCTGCCCAACGACATACATGAACACATCCCTAAAATGATATTGACATTTCTCTAAAATGCAGCACCGGGAGAGGAAGAAACATCAGCCAGCTCTCACATCGACGTGTTCAGGGGAGCCTAAGACCTATGGCGAGCCATCAAGACTAGGACAGCCGAATTGCATTGCATCTCGTTGAATAAAAATTTGGGGCAGTTATTAAAATAAGGCAAAGAAACCCTAGCTGAGAGGGAATCTTTGATTTGGCATTTTCCAAGACCCGCTGGTCTCCATTGCCTCCCTGTTTCTGCCTCCAGGTTCCAGTGAAATGCACCAGTGCAACCACACTCCTCGACATAATCAAGGATGTTGAGATTGCAGGGTCCTCACTGTAAGGGACAACCTGGACTGGAGCAGGTGATGTGATTTTCCCGGGAGCCGTCTTCTTTCTAACGAACAGGAAGGGAGTACGTGAGATTGGATCCGCTGCTCTAATTTTATAAGTTAGGATTCAACACCCATCTAATTTTTCAGCCGCTATAAAAGTGTGGAGGGgtgaaaacaaaaaggaaatgtGTTGAATGCTGACCAATACAATCAGATGATTCTGCAAACACATAGGATACATGAAGTGTAATTATACGATGTCTTTAATTCCATATGTAACAAAAGTggatatttttgtaaattttccATATTGGGTTTCACAGTATATTTGTATCAATAAGAAAAGTGAGGACAAGTGTTATAATCCTATTTTCCATTATTGATATTGAAGCAGGTTCTCATATTTTGGAATTGCTTTTCTACATGAAAGTGGTCCTGATTCGCACAAAGTTACCTATTCCCAATGCTCTTATAGTCTTACACCTCGTGGAATAATGTAGAggtgtggatttttttttttgatatagtGTGGGGGTGTGGATAACGGTGCCAGGGAACTTAGGGCTGTAGGCTATTGGATTCAGTTTATTAGTCTCACTCATCAGTCCTAAACTCATTCAACTagtgttctttctttctctctcctctctaggGTATATATACATACACAAGTCTTTTGCTACAATGTTTTATTTCTTGGATAATATATGGGAAGAGGTTTTCTGGAGCTAGCAAGTCAACCAATGTGAGGCCTttccatcatatatatatatatatatactagtaaaaacacacgtgcatttgcacatgtGGCTTTTGtatggtgtgtgtgtgtgtgtgtgtgtgagagagagagagagagagagagagagatagagagagagagagagagagagatatgcatATGCTTTGATCTATACTACATGTAGTCATCTAACTAAATATATGTCCTCATTGATTTGTGAGTAAACTAAATATTGATACACAACATGTTGGGACGGCATGGAATCTgaaaaggcaattttttttttttatgttaatctCTACAATAGTGTGACAATGTAAATGATATGTAAAAATTCAACGAGGGTGATACTTAGCTTGGAAGCATTAACTATGACTTTTGGGAAGGGTTTCAAATATGTTTGGTATTTTCAACTAAAGAACTTCTATGTTTAAGGAAGTGTAAATGAATCCAAAGTCAAATCATATTGTTGAACAAAAGTAGAGAGCATGCTTGATCAAATAAGGTATGCAACCCAACTAAGGCattctaataataataaaaaaaaaaaggtcaaaaaaccCATTTTGCATACTAAAGAACATCATAGAATCAACTTGATTTAGGTATTAGGCTTTGTCCATTATTGAACACATCATGAATgatattatttcatgtggacaATTGCTTAATTTACTATGTTATGAACAATAAGTAAGAAAGgatcttgatggattcgaaccaccatcccCTAGGAACATGTTTCAAACATGATCATGTTCCAACAACTCTACCAATTTGAGCTGAAGACTACTGTAAAGTAAAACTTGTTATATACAAGTAATCAAGAAGTGTTGCTACAAACCTGgcttcaaaaaataataatacagTAGTTTTCCattcaaaatattattctaAAACATTATGGATGTGGCCTTCTCTTTATGGGTAACAAAGGTGCCCTCATTCGTGGCGATCAAATATATCCAAACAGTAAGAGAGAGCTCACCTGGGTATACCTTTGATGTGTTGCCTAGTACATCacaagaaaaggaggaaaaaaaactgaaaatttaattAAGATTGGTTGTTGATGATCAATGTATGGGTGGTATGTCGGGGGAGAGATTGCTAATTACTTGCAAAATGACAGCcaacccagttgaagcaactggaTTTGTTCATAAGACTTCTTTAAGAGGTTGTAGATGGACATTGGCTTCTATTCCatcttggcttttttttttttttaatggcaaATCTATGGAGGGGCCTTCAATTAGGGTCATTAGCATTGCTCCCCCAACTTTCACCTAATTTCCAACCACCTTAGCATGCTTCTTGTTTTCCTTATGTTCACTTTCTCGATCCTTTAAATCACTCACCACTGATTGAATTGTCATTACCATGAACTAACCCACATGTATAAAGTATCATACAGTGACACAAAACCCATATAGGTgtgagaaacaaattaagtgGTTCAATAAAATACTAAACAAAGAAGTCAATTATATAAACAGGAAAATCATTACAAAGGTCGAGGTAAGAAGTAAATTGAACATGTCTGTGGTGAATGTGGCTGATGTATAATTCATTCCAGCATTGTATAAGTTCTGATCAATTGTTGGTCCGTGGAGAAGTGAAATAGTTTAGTTCTCAGTGTTAGCTAGATTGTTATCaaaccctttctctctctttcttttttttttcataaaataacaACTTTCCTAGCTCGCATGCTCATCGATTTCTACGACAGACAATAATGATGTTAGCTAACTTGAATCGTTGAAGGCTTCCattatatccaaaaaaaaaaaatgttgaaggcTTCCTAATGAAAATCAAGGTCTTGGGCATGGTTCAAGGAATTGGTATGAGATCAGCTGAATTGGGTTATTAATATCGTAATTGACGAAAGGTGATATCACTTCTGGGGGCAATCTCATAACAATTTTCAATATGGAATTGTTTAAATGATTCAAAACTTGAATGGATCAAACATAAAAAAGGTCATGTTTATTTGTAGTCAAACAGGTAACAAACAGAACTTGCAACATTACTTTCAGTGCCCTTTAGCATAACATGCATTCATTTAGAGGTAGGGACAAATAGGGTAAATTCACATTAAGTTGGTtttctagtaaaaaaaaaaaaattactatcaGCTTGAGACTCAGAGCCAACATGTTACAAatcccaaaacaaaaataattttatttctagAATTATCCTCATTTTGCTCTAACTTTACACTGCTATCCCATTATGTTGTAACCCaatcccaccaccaccaccaagcTCTAGACTCTAAATATGATGTTCAAAGCATGAAACCTATAAAACTTAAAGATTAAACCATGAAAGCTATGAAACTTAACGCTTAACGCTTAATGTCGTACTCTGTTATGGTTGCGCTCGATACCAAAGGACCAAATGTGCTTTCGTGTCTTAGTTAAGCATGTCCATAATGTGGGTAAAACTTTATGTTTACTTTGTTAATCCATATTTCCTTAAGCGAAGGaggatttccttcacccatggtcaTCATAGTGCTTGGATGGGTGACAAGGAACAATGAAGTACCTTGACCTTCAACATatagagaaatgaagaaataatgATCTTAGATTTGTGGGTGAGTCATTCACcatggatgaaagaaaactctCAACTTACAGCTTCAAACTCATATGTTTCTCCATGTTCTTCCctaccccccaccccaaaaaggGAGTAAAACTAatccaacccagcccaacccagctCATTATAGTTATATGGTTACGATTTCTATATGATGTATTTCGAATCgaaccaaaacaaaaccaatTGGCATTCTTAATTACGCTTCACTTCTCTtgtaaaagaatgaaaaaacttcTAATAACATATGTTTTACATGACAAATTAGATGAAAATGACAAATGGATGAGTGAATTATATATTAAGTTGATTTTCATGATTCATGTCTATTGTTTTCTAGAAAAATCATGCACATTGGATTGCCAAAAGTCCTACTTTTATCTATAAAAGAATCTCTCTCCAACAATGGCCTAATCCCATTCGTAAACCAGCATCACCCAACCCTGCGGCCAAAACCCCATCACCACCAGCACCATCACAATCCAAACGTATCATCTCCTAGTTAACAAGGGCTTCCTACACCCTTAGCACCACCTCCACAAGAAGGAATAGGAGATAATGGTCCCAAAACTCCTTCCTTGATCACCCTCGGTTGAGTGTTTAGTGTTGTGTTAATTCATATCTAATTTCTTATTCTTCCCCTATTGATATGGAATATTTGAACAATTCTAAGAAATTGGAGGAAACCAATAAACAAATAAGTACATTTATTGAATACTAACTATGATTTaatttgcaataaaaaaaagtcTTTGAAGTAGTCCTTATTTCTAGATGTATCTTTGGTTCTTGTATATAATGGAACTGATCAACTCTAATTTTGATTCATGATGGTGAATATAGCCATCGAATATTATTATTCAGATATGGAATGGTTTTACATTATCAAGATAATTTAGATTTCCCAGTACATAGGACAGTTCTTGTCTACATAGAGCCTAGGAGAATACATGCACTCTCCTTGAAGCTCCTAGCATGTGAGAGGTTATAAAGCTTCATTGTCCTAAGTTTTTCAGAATATTGGAGATAATGTTTGAAACCAAATACTTTACCTACATTCATGGTGATGTTGCCTGCAAATCAGTTTTCATTGCGTGCAACTAAGTAGTTTTATAAATATGCATTAATGAGAAGTTGCCTTCATATAAAGCTCTTCTAGTGTAGCTTTTATATATAGCCTAGTTTTATCTAACAGATAAGATTTTTCTTAAATGTTATATTCATTGTTCCTAAA
It encodes the following:
- the LOC122085858 gene encoding uncharacterized protein At5g01610-like; this encodes MDQVLNKVGSYWFSKRANKEIDSVGDDLNSLSSSIEGGAKWLVNKIKGKMQKPLPDLLREYDMAIGIFPRDATNYEFNEDTGKLTVYVPSVCEVGYKDSSVLRFTTTVTGYLEKGKLVDVEGMKTKVMIWVKVTTVSTEGSKINFTAGMKKSRSREAYEVLRDGVIVDKF
- the LOC122085857 gene encoding uncharacterized protein LOC122085857; amino-acid sequence: MAISTNDYIQENGGSDSDSNCTDDPPDYYQPISAVDDQEDVSDQENSTDDKGDHDPGTSHFDSFRPGNPNIDQFSNGFVNVHRAENGIAALQLNGDAHGSDDDEEEEERMTEASDSEIARAFREDESRRNAPVTPENAMRIMDAMRGVSFGGVTPDWASQVPEDRWVDQLRRLRQPPSTTATTTGTTQN